A single region of the Streptomyces sp. NBC_01262 genome encodes:
- a CDS encoding DUF2752 domain-containing protein produces the protein MAETALARLRAVAGRPVTASLTSAVAGLGAAAYLYGTDPHQPGHWLPRCPFNWVTGLLCPACGGTRMVYDLMHGDFTAAFHDNALLLIASPAGLYLYLRWFTEGLRGQVYRPALKPRAQAVILGIALTWAVVRNVM, from the coding sequence ATGGCTGAGACGGCCCTCGCCCGTCTCCGGGCCGTGGCCGGGCGACCGGTCACGGCCTCGCTGACGTCCGCGGTCGCGGGCCTCGGCGCAGCCGCCTATCTGTACGGCACCGACCCGCACCAGCCGGGGCACTGGCTGCCCCGCTGCCCCTTCAACTGGGTGACGGGGCTGCTGTGTCCGGCCTGCGGCGGCACGCGCATGGTCTACGACCTGATGCACGGGGACTTCACGGCCGCGTTCCACGACAACGCGCTGCTGCTGATCGCCAGCCCGGCGGGGTTGTACCTCTATCTCCGGTGGTTCACCGAGGGCCTGCGCGGCCAGGTGTACCGGCCGGCGCTCAAGCCGCGTGCGCAGGCCGTGATCCTGGGGATCGCTCTGACGTGGGCCGTCGTGCGCAACGTGATGTGA
- a CDS encoding TM2 domain-containing protein — protein sequence MSDPNNPYGQPQDGGYGYPQQPAGQPGPQPGYGYPQQGAYPPPGPGGYTGDPNAPYGYDAYGRPLSDKSKVVAGVLQLLVGGLGIGRFYTGDVGMGLAQLFTCGGCGVWSLIDGILFLTSNDRTDSQGRILHG from the coding sequence ATGTCCGACCCGAACAACCCGTACGGCCAGCCCCAGGACGGCGGTTACGGCTACCCGCAGCAACCGGCCGGCCAGCCCGGCCCCCAGCCCGGCTACGGCTATCCGCAGCAGGGCGCGTACCCGCCGCCGGGCCCCGGCGGCTACACCGGCGACCCCAACGCACCGTACGGCTATGACGCGTACGGCCGGCCGCTGTCCGACAAGTCCAAGGTCGTCGCGGGTGTGCTGCAGCTTCTCGTCGGCGGTCTCGGCATCGGCCGTTTCTACACCGGTGACGTCGGCATGGGCCTGGCCCAGCTGTTCACCTGCGGCGGCTGCGGCGTCTGGTCACTGATCGACGGCATCCTCTTCCTCACCAGCAACGACCGCACCGACTCCCAGGGGCGGATCCTGCATGGCTGA
- a CDS encoding small secreted protein — translation MTNKFTAALTGAALVLTLGSLSACSDDSNKELDSWAKTVCDQAAAQVTKINDANTAITKVDSAGKPLDVRRADSAAFAQIAAAYAALSGIVNQAGDPPVDKGAALKKGAVSDLTKLSVSYAALQKQVDALNIADQAKFAAGLKTVSESLAKVSKSGEQALDTLRQGELGTAMAKQPGCQQGGTVSPSASAS, via the coding sequence GTGACGAACAAATTCACGGCTGCGCTGACCGGTGCGGCTCTGGTCCTGACGCTGGGGTCGCTGTCCGCGTGCAGCGACGACAGCAACAAGGAACTGGACAGCTGGGCCAAGACGGTCTGCGACCAGGCCGCCGCGCAGGTGACGAAGATCAACGACGCCAACACGGCGATCACCAAGGTCGACAGCGCCGGCAAGCCGCTCGACGTGCGCAGGGCGGATTCCGCCGCGTTCGCGCAGATCGCGGCCGCCTACGCGGCGCTGTCGGGCATCGTCAACCAGGCCGGCGACCCGCCCGTCGACAAGGGCGCCGCGCTCAAGAAGGGCGCGGTCTCCGACCTCACCAAGCTCTCCGTCTCCTACGCCGCCCTGCAGAAGCAGGTCGACGCGCTCAACATCGCCGACCAGGCGAAGTTCGCGGCAGGACTCAAGACCGTCTCCGAGAGCCTCGCCAAGGTCAGCAAGAGCGGTGAGCAGGCCCTCGACACGCTGCGCCAGGGCGAGCTCGGCACGGCCATGGCCAAGCAGCCCGGCTGTCAGCAGGGCGGCACCGTAAGCCCGTCCGCGTCGGCGAGCTGA
- a CDS encoding TM2 domain-containing protein, with the protein MATPTPDAPHGFDAKGRPLSDKSRTTAGLLTLFLGGFGVGRFYTGHTGMAVAQLFTCGGCGVWSLIDAIIFFTNEDRTDAQGRVLQK; encoded by the coding sequence ATGGCCACGCCCACCCCTGACGCCCCGCACGGCTTCGACGCCAAGGGCCGCCCGCTGTCCGACAAGAGCCGGACCACCGCTGGCCTCCTCACCCTCTTCCTGGGTGGCTTCGGCGTCGGCCGCTTCTACACCGGCCACACGGGCATGGCCGTCGCCCAGCTCTTCACCTGCGGTGGCTGCGGCGTCTGGTCGCTGATCGACGCGATCATCTTCTTCACCAACGAGGACCGCACCGACGCCCAGGGCCGCGTGCTCCAGAAGTAG
- a CDS encoding DEAD/DEAH box helicase gives MAHDLPQSAHGRPSPRVLLERLATGAGRAARITHTEHLPARVGRHADWPDQIRNEVIEAVRTAGIERPWEHQARVASHAIGNESVVVATGTASGKSLAYQVPVLSALLDGSQAPNGRGATALYLAPTKALAADQRRAVASLAAPLGTAVRAAVYDGDTPVEEREWVRQYATYVLTNPDMLHLGILPGHARWSSFLRALRYVVIDECHTYRGVFGSHVAQVLRRLRRLCARYGSDPVFLLASATASDPAEAAGRLTGVPVVEVTDDASPRGELAFALWEPPLTELSGERGAPVRRTAVAEAADLLTDLVVQGTRTVAFVRSRRGAELVSVIAKERLAEVDASLPSRVGAYRGGYLPEERRAIERDLHDGRLLGLASTTALELGVDVSGLDAVLLAGYPGTRASLWQQAGRAGRGGQGALAVLIARDDPLDTYLVHHPEALFQRPVESTVLDPDNPYVLAPHLCAAAAELPLVEADLKLFGPEAAGLVGQLEQRGLLRRRAGGWYWTRRERAADLTDIRGGGGRPVRVVEAGTGRLLGTVDASAAHATVHEGAVHLHQGRTYLVRRLDLEDAVALVEAAEPSYSTMARDTVSVSVLDVDQEESWGDARLCFGSVEVTNQVVSYLRRRLITGEVLGETKLDLPPRTLRTRAVWWTMTDAQLDAADIHPEELPGALHAAEHASIGLLPLFATCDRWDIGGVSIALHPDTGLPTVFVYDGHPGGAGFAERAFHTARAWLTATREAIASCECDFGCPSCVQSPKCGNGNDPLDKAAAVRVLNALLA, from the coding sequence ATGGCCCACGATCTTCCGCAGTCGGCGCACGGCCGCCCTTCCCCCCGCGTCCTCCTTGAGCGGCTCGCCACGGGGGCAGGCAGGGCCGCGCGCATCACCCATACGGAGCACTTGCCCGCAAGGGTCGGCCGCCATGCCGATTGGCCTGATCAGATCCGTAATGAAGTGATCGAAGCCGTTCGGACGGCAGGCATCGAGCGCCCCTGGGAGCACCAGGCACGCGTCGCCTCACACGCTATCGGCAACGAGTCCGTCGTGGTCGCCACGGGTACCGCTTCCGGCAAGTCGCTCGCGTATCAGGTGCCAGTGCTCAGCGCCCTGCTGGACGGCTCACAGGCTCCGAACGGCCGTGGGGCCACCGCGCTGTACCTGGCGCCCACGAAGGCCCTGGCGGCCGATCAGAGGCGCGCTGTGGCCTCCCTGGCCGCCCCGCTGGGCACGGCGGTGCGCGCGGCGGTCTACGACGGCGACACGCCCGTTGAGGAGCGGGAGTGGGTCCGCCAGTACGCCACGTACGTCCTGACCAACCCCGACATGCTGCACCTGGGCATCCTGCCGGGGCACGCCCGGTGGTCCTCCTTCCTGCGGGCGCTGCGCTATGTCGTGATCGACGAGTGCCACACCTACCGCGGGGTCTTCGGCTCGCACGTCGCCCAGGTGCTGCGGCGGCTGCGGCGGCTGTGCGCCCGCTACGGCTCCGATCCGGTCTTCCTGCTGGCCTCCGCCACCGCCTCGGACCCCGCCGAGGCCGCCGGACGGCTCACCGGAGTCCCGGTCGTCGAGGTGACCGACGACGCCTCCCCACGCGGCGAGCTCGCCTTCGCCCTCTGGGAGCCCCCGCTGACCGAGCTCAGCGGCGAGCGCGGCGCGCCGGTGCGGCGTACGGCCGTCGCCGAGGCCGCTGACCTGCTCACCGACCTGGTGGTGCAGGGCACCCGTACGGTCGCCTTCGTACGCTCCCGGCGGGGCGCCGAGCTGGTGTCGGTCATCGCGAAGGAGCGGCTGGCGGAGGTGGACGCCTCCCTGCCGAGCCGGGTCGGCGCCTATCGCGGCGGCTACCTCCCCGAGGAACGCCGCGCCATCGAGCGCGACCTGCACGACGGCCGGCTCCTCGGGCTGGCCTCCACAACGGCCCTGGAGCTGGGCGTGGACGTCTCCGGGCTCGATGCCGTCCTCCTGGCGGGCTACCCCGGTACGCGGGCCTCCCTGTGGCAGCAGGCGGGCCGCGCCGGGCGCGGCGGCCAGGGCGCCCTGGCCGTCCTCATCGCCCGCGACGACCCCTTGGACACGTATCTCGTCCACCACCCGGAAGCGCTCTTCCAGCGCCCCGTCGAGTCCACCGTGCTCGACCCCGACAACCCGTACGTCCTCGCCCCGCACCTGTGCGCGGCCGCGGCGGAGCTTCCGCTCGTCGAGGCCGATCTCAAACTCTTCGGTCCCGAGGCCGCCGGTCTGGTGGGCCAGTTGGAGCAGCGCGGCCTGCTGCGCCGACGGGCCGGCGGCTGGTACTGGACCCGCCGCGAGCGCGCCGCCGACCTCACCGACATCCGGGGCGGCGGCGGCCGCCCCGTCCGCGTCGTCGAAGCCGGCACCGGGCGGCTGCTCGGCACGGTCGACGCCTCCGCCGCGCATGCGACGGTGCACGAGGGAGCGGTCCACCTGCACCAGGGCCGCACCTATCTGGTGCGCCGGCTCGATCTGGAGGACGCCGTCGCCCTCGTCGAGGCCGCCGAGCCCTCCTACTCGACGATGGCCCGCGACACGGTGTCGGTGTCCGTCCTCGACGTCGACCAGGAGGAATCCTGGGGCGACGCCCGCCTCTGCTTCGGCTCCGTCGAAGTCACCAATCAAGTCGTCTCCTATCTGCGACGCCGGCTCATCACCGGCGAGGTCCTCGGCGAGACCAAGCTCGACCTCCCCCCGCGCACGCTGCGCACCCGGGCCGTCTGGTGGACCATGACCGACGCCCAGCTCGACGCCGCCGACATCCACCCCGAGGAGCTCCCCGGCGCCCTTCACGCCGCCGAGCACGCCTCCATCGGGCTGCTGCCTCTCTTCGCCACCTGCGACCGCTGGGACATCGGCGGCGTCTCCATCGCCCTCCACCCCGACACCGGCCTCCCGACCGTCTTCGTCTACGACGGCCACCCCGGCGGTGCGGGCTTCGCCGAACGGGCCTTCCACACGGCCCGCGCCTGGCTCACCGCCACACGCGAGGCGATCGCCTCCTGCGAGTGCGACTTCGGGTGCCCGTCCTGTGTCCAGTCCCCCAAGTGCGGCAACGGGAACGACCCGCTGGACAAGGCGGCGGCGGTGCGGGTCCTGAACGCGCTCCTGGCCTGA
- a CDS encoding sodium-translocating pyrophosphatase produces the protein MAGQLTPHTQDIVSTLAATPVLTDGNRNLVLVIAVVAIAALVLAVVLVRQVLAADEGTDSMKEIAGAVQEGANAYLARQFRTLGVFAVAAFFLLLMLPADTTSQRIGRSVFFLVGAGFSAVTGYVGMWLAVRSNVRVAAAARAATPEPGQPAADLTTVSHRAMKIAFRTGGVVGMFTVGLGLLGASVVVLVYKQDAPKVLEGFGFGAALLAMFMRVGGGIFTKAADVGADLVGKVEQGIPEDDPRNAATIADNVGDNVGDCAGMAADLFESYAVTLVAALILGKVTFGDAGLAFPLLIPAIGVLTAMVGIFAVAPRRNDRSGMTAINRGFFISAVISLALVAVATYVYLPSTYAELKGVPAAIAAHPGDPRTLALIAVAIGIVLAALIQQLTGYFTETSRRPVRDIGKTSLTGPATVILSGISLGLESAVYSAVLIGLSVYGAFLLGGTSVWLALFAVALAGTGLLTTVGVIVAMDTFGPVADNAQGIAEMSGDVHGEGAQVLTDLDAVGNTTKAITKGIAIATAVLAATALFGSFKEAIDTAVAKAEIPAADMRWLSLDISQPNNLVGLLLGAAVVFLFSGLAINAVSRSAGSVVYEVRRQFREHPGIMDYTEKPEYGRVVDICTKDALRELATPGLLAILAPVAVGFTFGVGSLGSYLAGAIGAGTLMAVFLANSGGAWDNAKKLVEDGHYGGKGSEAHAATVIGDTVGDPFKDTAGPAINPLLKVMNLVALLIAPAVVQFSYGKDANLGVRIGVSVISIGVIVGAVYVSKRRGIAMGDEGEGEGSPEAKRSADPAVVSS, from the coding sequence ATGGCGGGGCAACTTACCCCTCACACGCAGGACATCGTTTCAACTCTGGCCGCCACACCCGTGCTGACCGACGGGAACCGCAATCTCGTACTCGTCATCGCGGTCGTGGCCATCGCAGCACTGGTGCTCGCGGTGGTGCTGGTTCGTCAAGTGCTCGCAGCCGACGAGGGCACCGACAGCATGAAGGAGATCGCGGGCGCCGTGCAGGAGGGCGCGAACGCCTATCTGGCACGGCAGTTCCGCACCCTGGGCGTCTTCGCGGTCGCCGCCTTCTTCCTGCTTCTGATGCTGCCTGCCGACACCACCTCGCAGCGCATCGGCCGCAGCGTGTTCTTCCTGGTCGGCGCCGGTTTCTCGGCCGTGACCGGCTACGTCGGCATGTGGCTGGCGGTGCGCAGCAACGTACGCGTGGCCGCGGCGGCGAGAGCGGCGACGCCCGAGCCCGGCCAGCCGGCGGCGGACCTCACCACGGTCTCGCACCGGGCGATGAAGATCGCTTTCCGCACTGGTGGCGTGGTGGGCATGTTCACCGTCGGCCTCGGCCTGCTCGGCGCCTCCGTCGTCGTCCTGGTCTACAAGCAGGACGCGCCGAAGGTGCTGGAGGGATTCGGCTTCGGGGCGGCGCTGCTCGCGATGTTCATGCGTGTCGGCGGCGGCATCTTCACCAAGGCCGCCGATGTGGGCGCCGACCTGGTCGGCAAGGTCGAACAGGGCATCCCGGAGGACGACCCGCGCAATGCCGCGACCATCGCGGACAACGTGGGCGACAACGTCGGCGACTGCGCGGGCATGGCCGCCGACCTCTTCGAGTCGTACGCCGTCACGCTGGTCGCCGCGCTGATCCTCGGCAAGGTGACCTTCGGCGACGCCGGTCTCGCCTTCCCGCTGCTCATCCCCGCGATCGGCGTCCTGACCGCCATGGTCGGCATCTTCGCGGTCGCCCCGCGCCGCAACGACCGCAGCGGCATGACCGCGATCAACCGCGGCTTCTTCATCTCGGCCGTCATCTCGCTGGCCCTGGTGGCCGTCGCCACGTACGTCTACCTGCCGTCGACCTACGCCGAACTCAAGGGCGTCCCGGCTGCCATCGCCGCCCACCCGGGCGACCCGCGCACCCTGGCGCTGATCGCGGTGGCCATCGGCATCGTGCTCGCCGCGCTGATCCAGCAGCTCACGGGCTACTTCACCGAGACCAGCCGCCGCCCGGTCCGGGACATCGGCAAGACCTCGCTCACCGGCCCCGCCACCGTCATCCTGTCCGGCATCTCCCTCGGCCTGGAGTCGGCGGTGTACTCGGCCGTCCTCATCGGGCTGTCGGTCTACGGCGCCTTCCTGCTGGGCGGTACGTCGGTGTGGCTGGCCCTGTTCGCGGTCGCGCTGGCCGGGACCGGGCTGCTGACCACGGTCGGCGTGATCGTGGCCATGGACACCTTCGGCCCGGTCGCGGACAACGCCCAGGGCATCGCCGAGATGTCGGGCGACGTGCACGGCGAGGGCGCCCAGGTGCTCACCGACCTGGACGCGGTCGGCAACACCACCAAGGCGATCACCAAGGGCATCGCGATCGCGACCGCCGTGCTCGCCGCGACCGCGCTCTTCGGCTCCTTCAAGGAGGCCATCGACACGGCCGTGGCCAAGGCCGAGATCCCGGCCGCGGACATGCGCTGGCTGTCCCTGGACATCTCCCAGCCGAACAACCTGGTCGGGCTGCTGCTCGGCGCCGCCGTGGTGTTCCTGTTCTCCGGGCTCGCCATCAACGCCGTGTCCCGGTCGGCGGGTTCCGTGGTCTACGAGGTGCGCCGGCAGTTCCGCGAGCACCCCGGGATCATGGACTACACCGAGAAGCCCGAATACGGCCGTGTCGTCGACATCTGCACCAAGGACGCGCTGCGCGAACTGGCCACCCCCGGCCTGCTCGCCATCCTCGCGCCCGTCGCCGTCGGCTTCACGTTCGGCGTCGGCTCGCTCGGCTCGTACCTCGCCGGGGCCATCGGCGCGGGCACGCTCATGGCGGTCTTCCTCGCCAACTCCGGCGGCGCGTGGGACAACGCCAAGAAGCTCGTCGAGGACGGCCACTACGGCGGCAAGGGCAGTGAGGCCCATGCCGCGACCGTCATCGGCGACACCGTCGGCGACCCGTTCAAGGACACGGCCGGACCGGCGATCAACCCGCTGCTCAAGGTGATGAACCTGGTGGCGTTGCTGATCGCCCCGGCCGTCGTCCAGTTCTCGTACGGGAAGGACGCGAATCTCGGCGTGCGCATCGGCGTCTCCGTCATCTCGATCGGCGTGATCGTCGGCGCGGTCTACGTGTCCAAGCGGCGCGGCATCGCGATGGGCGACGAGGGGGAGGGCGAGGGCAGCCCCGAGGCCAAGCGATCAGCCGACCCGGCGGTGGTGTCGTCCTAG
- a CDS encoding ATP-binding protein encodes MPTVELLFSALPEHVRTARLVAAAVARRAGVDEAVLDEVRLAVGEACSRAVGLHRSSGVDTPVRVLLTEDEKKFSISVGDEVPVDGAAVQAAVPSARPESSPDEAETTEAEDEGQMGLAVISGLVDDVEVIDGENGGLIRMTWPTTAP; translated from the coding sequence ATGCCCACCGTAGAACTGCTCTTCAGCGCTCTGCCGGAGCACGTCCGTACTGCACGGCTTGTTGCGGCGGCGGTAGCGCGCAGGGCGGGGGTGGACGAGGCCGTCCTCGACGAGGTCCGGCTCGCCGTGGGCGAAGCGTGCAGCCGGGCCGTCGGACTGCACCGCAGCAGCGGTGTGGACACGCCGGTGCGGGTGTTGCTGACCGAGGACGAGAAGAAGTTCTCCATCTCGGTCGGCGACGAAGTCCCGGTGGACGGCGCGGCGGTCCAGGCCGCCGTTCCTTCGGCGCGCCCGGAGTCCTCGCCGGACGAGGCCGAGACCACCGAGGCCGAGGACGAGGGACAGATGGGCCTTGCCGTCATCAGCGGCCTGGTCGATGACGTCGAGGTCATCGACGGCGAGAACGGCGGCCTGATCCGCATGACCTGGCCGACGACGGCCCCGTGA
- the bldG gene encoding anti-sigma factor antagonist BldG, translating to MDLSLSTRTVGDRTVVEVGGEIDVYTAPKLREQLVELVNDGSYHLVVDMEGVDFLDSTGLGVLVGGLKRVRAHEGSLRLVCNQERILKIFRITGLTKVFPIHTSVDEAVAATD from the coding sequence GTGGACCTGTCCCTGTCGACTCGAACCGTTGGCGACCGTACGGTCGTCGAGGTCGGCGGCGAGATTGATGTGTACACCGCGCCCAAGCTGCGTGAGCAGCTGGTCGAGCTCGTGAACGACGGTAGTTATCACCTGGTTGTGGACATGGAGGGAGTCGACTTCCTCGATTCCACCGGTCTGGGTGTGCTCGTCGGCGGGCTCAAGCGGGTTCGTGCGCATGAAGGCTCGCTTCGCCTGGTGTGCAACCAGGAGCGCATTCTTAAGATTTTCCGGATTACCGGCCTGACCAAGGTGTTTCCCATCCACACCTCGGTCGACGAGGCCGTAGCGGCGACCGACTGA
- a CDS encoding DUF7059 domain-containing protein, translating to MSKPSLPTTEHTARLRDALRKAAFTADGCLDLLGAGAYAALSRAETVPALRATRGDGPLESLVRLFLLQRPVPYAALRKALPFADEAIAGGWLLRDGDEVRATVDVRPYAGDGAGEDWWIVSDLGCAVGGANGIGTTPGVDRADLVLGVGGASTTLAGITVREPVGSALDLGTGSGVQALHASRHATQVTATDLNPRALHFARLTLALSGTAEPVLRQGSLFEPVGDERYDLIVSNPPFVISPGSRFTYRDGGMSGDDLCRTLVQEAGAHLNDGGYCQLLANWQHTDGEDWRERLSSWVPRGCDAWIVQREVQDVTQYAELWLRDGGDHLADPAAYAARYDAWLDAFEQRKVKGVGFGWITLRKTGSDRPAVIAEEWPHPVEQPLGPHIAAWFGRQDFLRTHDDAALLAARFRLAAEVVQEQVGLPGAEDPEHVVLRANRGMRRATKVDTVGAGFAGVCDGSLTAGAILDAIAQLLGEDPVVLRDRTPDAIRMLVEQGFLEPEPQPGRATA from the coding sequence GTGAGCAAGCCCTCCCTCCCCACGACCGAGCACACCGCGCGACTGCGCGACGCGCTGCGCAAAGCCGCCTTCACCGCAGACGGCTGCCTCGACCTCCTCGGGGCCGGCGCCTACGCCGCGCTCTCCCGGGCCGAGACCGTACCCGCGCTGCGCGCGACGCGCGGCGACGGCCCGCTGGAGAGCCTGGTGCGGCTCTTCCTGCTGCAACGGCCCGTCCCCTACGCCGCACTGCGCAAGGCGCTGCCGTTCGCCGACGAGGCCATCGCGGGCGGCTGGCTGCTGCGGGACGGCGACGAGGTGCGGGCGACGGTCGACGTACGCCCGTACGCGGGCGACGGGGCCGGCGAGGACTGGTGGATCGTCTCCGACCTCGGCTGCGCGGTCGGCGGCGCCAACGGGATCGGCACGACGCCGGGCGTGGACCGGGCCGACCTCGTGCTCGGCGTGGGCGGCGCGTCCACCACGCTGGCCGGGATCACGGTGCGCGAGCCCGTGGGCAGCGCCCTGGACCTCGGCACCGGCTCCGGCGTCCAGGCCCTGCACGCCTCCCGGCACGCCACCCAGGTCACCGCGACCGACCTCAACCCGCGCGCCCTGCACTTCGCGCGGCTCACCCTGGCCCTGTCGGGCACGGCCGAGCCGGTGCTGCGCCAGGGCAGCCTGTTCGAGCCGGTGGGGGACGAGCGCTACGACCTGATCGTGTCCAACCCGCCCTTCGTCATCTCGCCGGGCAGCCGCTTCACCTACCGCGACGGCGGCATGTCCGGCGACGACCTGTGCCGCACCCTCGTCCAGGAGGCCGGCGCCCACCTCAACGACGGCGGCTACTGCCAGCTGCTCGCCAACTGGCAGCACACCGACGGCGAGGACTGGCGCGAGCGGCTGTCCTCCTGGGTCCCGCGCGGCTGCGACGCCTGGATCGTCCAGCGCGAGGTCCAGGACGTCACCCAGTACGCGGAACTGTGGCTGCGCGACGGCGGCGACCACCTCGCCGACCCGGCCGCGTACGCCGCCCGCTACGACGCCTGGCTCGACGCCTTCGAGCAGCGCAAGGTCAAGGGCGTCGGCTTCGGCTGGATCACCCTGCGCAAGACGGGTTCCGACCGCCCGGCCGTCATCGCCGAGGAGTGGCCGCACCCCGTCGAACAGCCGCTCGGCCCGCACATCGCCGCGTGGTTCGGCCGCCAGGACTTCCTGCGCACGCACGACGACGCCGCGCTGCTCGCCGCCCGCTTCCGGCTCGCCGCCGAGGTCGTCCAGGAACAGGTCGGCCTCCCCGGCGCCGAGGACCCCGAGCACGTGGTGCTGCGCGCCAACCGCGGCATGCGCAGGGCGACCAAGGTCGACACGGTCGGCGCCGGCTTCGCGGGCGTCTGCGACGGCAGCCTCACCGCCGGCGCGATCCTCGACGCCATCGCCCAACTGCTCGGCGAGGACCCGGTGGTCCTGCGGGACCGTACGCCGGACGCGATCCGCATGCTGGTCGAGCAGGGCTTCCTGGAGCCCGAGCCGCAGCCGGGACGGGCCACGGCCTGA